From Capra hircus breed San Clemente chromosome 1, ASM170441v1, whole genome shotgun sequence, the proteins below share one genomic window:
- the LOC100861174 gene encoding keratin associated protein 12.1 (The RefSeq protein has 2 substitutions compared to this genomic sequence), translating into MCDTSCPASCQPTCCVPSSCQEICCVPSSCQPACPALCCPAVGCRNPCGASRMALLCRPACCEHSPCQASCCVPLSCKPVLYVPVCYKRIVYVIPSCQSSRFCQPSYPSLVCRPVP; encoded by the coding sequence ATGTGTGACACTAGCTGCCCTGCGAGCTGCCAGCCGACTTGCTGTGTGCCCAGTTCCTGCCAGGAGATTTGCTGTGTGCCCAGTTCCTGCCAGCCAGCCTGCCCTGCTCTCTGTTGCCCTGCCGTGGGCTGCCGAAACCCCTGTGGTGCCTCCCGCGTGGCTCTGCTGTGCCGGCCAGCCTGCTGTGAGCGCAGCCCCTGCCAGGCATCTTGCTGTGTGCCTCTGAGCTGCAAGCCTGTCCTGTATGTCCCTGTGTGCTACAAACGCATCGTGTATGTGATCCCCTCCTGCCAGTCTTCCAGGTTCTGCCAGCCCTCCTACCCTTCCCTGGTCTGCAGACCCGTCCCCTGA
- the LOC108636431 gene encoding keratin-associated protein 12-2-like: MCHTSCSSGFQAACVPSSCQPSCSTSSPCHTSYFTSSLCQPICSTSSPCQATCVPVSYRPAICLPVTYKPTLCVTPSCQSSACLPVRYRLAVLVAPSCQSSGCYQPSRPTLVYRPISCSTPSCL; encoded by the coding sequence ATGTGCCACACAAGCTGCTCCTCAGGCTTCCAGGCTGCCTGCGTGCCCAGCTCCTGCCAGCCATCCTGCAGCACGTCCAGTCCCTGCCACACATCCTATTTCACGTCCAGCCTCTGCCAACCAATCTGCAGCACGTCCAGCCCCTGCCAGGCGACCTGCGTGCCCGTGAGTTACAGGCCAGCCATATGTCTGCCAGTGACCTACAAGCCCACCCTGTGTGTGACTCCTTCCTGCCAGTCCTCTGCGTGCCTGCCCGTGAGGTACAGGCTGGCCGTGCTGGTGGCCCCCTCCTGCCAGTCCTCCGGGTGCTACCAGCCCTCCCGCCCCACCCTGGTCTATAGACCCATCTCCTGTAGCACCCCTTCCTGCTTGTGA
- the LOC108636430 gene encoding keratin-associated protein 10-12-like, producing MAFSNLSACSSDLSYSSRICLPGSCDSCTGSSWQVDDCPESCCEPPCCATSCCTPAPHLTLLCAPVSCESSPCCQPACSSSCPASCGQQSSCQPSCCTSSRCQQACCERVCCEPVCCRPVCCTPVCCTPVCCEASPCSTSSCCQQSSCQPSCCISSRCQQACCEPVCCTPVCCRPVCCEASSCCRPSSSVSLLCRPVCRPACCVPASSCKPSCCRPASSVSLLCRPACRPACCVPTSSCQPSCCRPASSVSLLCRPACSRLACGIPTSALELCC from the coding sequence ATGGCCTTCTCTAACCTGTCTGCTTGCTCCAGCGACCTGAGCTACAGCAGCCGGATCTGCCTGCCCGggtcctgtgactcctgcaccGGCTCCTCCTGGCAGGTGGATGACTGTCCAGAGAGCTGCTGCGAGCCCCCCTGCTGTGCCACCAGCTGCTGCACCCCGGCCCCCCACCTGACCCTCCTCTGCGCCCCAGTGAGTTGTGAGTCCAGCCCCTGCTGCCAGCCAGCCTGCAGCAGCTCCTGCCCAGCCTCGTGTGGCCAGCAGTCCAGCTGCCAGCCCTCCTGCTGCACCTCCTCCCGCTGCCAGCAGGCCTGCTGTGAGCGTGTCTGCTGTGAACCTGTCTGCTGTAGGCCTGTCTGCTGCACACCTGTCTGCTGCACACCTGTCTGCTGTGAGGCCTCCCCGTGCTCAACCTCCTCATGTTGCCAGCAGTCCAGCTGCCAGCCCTCCTGCTGCATCTCCTCCCGCTGCCAGCAGGCCTGCTGTGAGCCCGTCTGCTGTACACCTGTCTGCTGCAGGCCCGTGTGCTGTGAGGCCTCGTCCTGCTGCAGACCCTCCTCCTCCGTGTCCCTCCTCTGCCGTCCTGTGTGCCGCCCCGCCTGCTGTGTGCCCGCCTCCTCTTGCAAGCCCAGCTGCTGCCGCCCGGCCTCCTCCGTGTCCCTCCTCTGCCGCCCTGCGTGCCGCCCCGCCTGCTGTGTGCCCACCTCCTCCTGCCAGCCAAGCTGCTGCCGCCCGGCCTCCTCTGTGTCCCTGCTCTGCCGGCCTGCATGCTCCCGCCTGGCCTGCGGCATCCCCACCTCAGCCCTGGAGCTCTGCTGCTGA